One region of Flavobacterium lipolyticum genomic DNA includes:
- a CDS encoding amidinotransferase codes for MSQTKPIVSSYNEWDPLEEVIVGTMEGASVPPWHVTLKATMPENHWDFYKKNGGKLFPAEQIKAAQLELDNLAHILEQEGVIVRRPDPVDFNRPYSTPDWKSEGGLYSAMPRDVLLVIGENIIEAPMPWRSRHHEVNSFRPLIKEYFNKGAKWSAAPKPQLLDELYDYNYQEGSGNDPINYVINDFEPVFDAADFTKCGKDIFVLKSHVTNDAGIKWLQQHIGDDYTIHKIDCNDRHPMHIDTTFVPLAPGKLLIHPDRMNKIPEMFKSWDIMKAPAPVMPDSQVLYMSSKWLTMNTFMIDSERILVEKNEKPTIEALKKFGMKPIPCSFYNFNTFGGGFHCATLDIRRTGELKSYF; via the coding sequence ATGTCGCAAACAAAACCTATTGTAAGTTCTTACAATGAATGGGACCCGTTAGAAGAAGTAATTGTTGGAACAATGGAAGGTGCATCAGTACCGCCCTGGCATGTTACCCTGAAAGCAACAATGCCTGAAAACCACTGGGATTTTTATAAAAAAAATGGAGGAAAATTATTCCCTGCCGAACAGATAAAAGCTGCGCAGCTGGAACTGGACAACCTGGCTCATATATTGGAACAGGAGGGAGTAATCGTTAGAAGACCGGATCCGGTAGATTTTAACAGACCTTACAGCACTCCCGATTGGAAAAGCGAAGGCGGGTTATATAGCGCAATGCCACGCGATGTTTTATTGGTAATAGGTGAGAACATCATTGAAGCTCCGATGCCTTGGCGATCAAGACATCATGAAGTGAATTCTTTCAGACCACTGATAAAAGAATATTTTAATAAGGGAGCAAAATGGTCGGCAGCTCCGAAGCCGCAATTGCTGGATGAACTTTATGATTATAATTATCAGGAAGGAAGCGGCAATGACCCTATTAATTATGTTATAAATGATTTTGAGCCGGTATTTGACGCCGCTGATTTTACCAAATGCGGTAAAGACATCTTTGTGCTTAAAAGCCATGTAACCAATGATGCAGGTATTAAGTGGCTCCAGCAGCACATAGGGGATGACTATACCATTCATAAAATAGATTGTAATGACAGGCACCCGATGCACATTGACACCACTTTTGTACCGTTGGCACCAGGTAAACTGCTAATCCACCCAGACAGGATGAACAAAATTCCTGAGATGTTCAAAAGTTGGGACATTATGAAAGCCCCTGCACCGGTGATGCCGGACAGTCAGGTTTTGTATATGAGCAGCAAATGGCTTACCATGAACACCTTTATGATTGACAGTGAAAGAATTCTGGTGGAGAAAAACGAAAAACCAACCATCGAAGCACTGAAAAAATTTGGGATGAAACCAATACCGTGCAGTTTTTACAATTTCAACACTTTTGGCGGAGGTTTTCACTGTGCAACATTGGATATACGAAGAACGGGCGAACTTAAATCCTACTTTTAA
- a CDS encoding non-ribosomal peptide synthetase: MDRNMESNNIYLVSKYWKKKIVNREKVLGLQQQQNSLPCITIEAKELNYFNRLTNKNVIAQYTVISAIYTFLLKKLIHEFDGYLVSNYNDQHHSLLLSFPVDLKISFKEYLQKIKLEILETLKHSDSNDAPIAEKTIVNDLSLLSHYGINFNSDAKLECNGILFHVKIEDTIEIHASYLEGFVKQTIVEYLVQHLNYFIVNLEQNVAFNLSEYPLLSPKEKHQLVVDFNDTNVAYPKDKTIVDLFEEQVAKTPNNVAVVFGATELTYSALSEKANQLAHYISSKHIVNNGDIIGVFLPKSDTGIISLLAIVKLGAVYLPIDTNYPQERIDYLIKDSGLKLLIANDATLNIDNCDTVVIESIDFDASSSDTINKAISSEDLAYVIYTSGSTGHPKGVMVEHRSVINMALDQIRSFEISESDTIAWFASVSFDASVSEILMSLYSGATLSIPTEEIIKDQDQFISFLKVTKVSVVTFPPSYLGLLTENDISGLRCIITAGESANPGKAKAIVKSGIDYYNAYGPTECAVCVSIYGVKNDFDKSIIPIGKPISNTQVYILDEALQLLPIGVTGKLYVSGAGVTRGYLNKPELTAEKFISNPFIEGSRMYDTGDFGCWLPDGTIEFLGRKDHQVKIRGYRIELGEIENAILESSENLQQVVVEVKEHHQEKVLVAYLVAKSEINKSELRAFLQERLPDYMIPGFYVALDALPLTPNGKIDRKSLPVVEGEDFIRKTYVAPKNDIENKLAVIWQEVLGIDTIGTTDNFFELGGHSLIISQVINRIHKQLGKTVSFKIFFANPTIEGLSKQLQINEYRAITKAPEAASYPLTASQSRLWTLSQLEGGSLAYNMPGVVRLTGLVNVNTFEESFRFLIHRHEILRTYFKTNDQGEVRQHILAAEQVNFSITEKDYSLVENQEAVIADYLQNKNNEPFDLEQAPLVRASLIKLKENQYVFFLSLHHIIGDGWSIEILLSEVIKTYNALTQGKAIDLPELSLHYKDYTLWLNEELHQERQQASEQYWLQQFQGELPVLDLPAFKTRPLVKTYNGHNLTQHYSKAFLEKLKTFSKQQDVTLFMTLMAGINALLHKYTAQDDIIIGTPIAGREHPDLENQLGLYLNTLAIRTKLKEKSSFIDLVALQKETLLGAYDHQNYPFDALVGKLNLKRDTSRSALFDVLVVLQNQGQLNNLNNEELINFEISDYDFKSKTAQLDMSFTFVETEGLNLRIDYNTDIYEESLIERIFLHFENLLTASIEQPEKNIREIHYLSEKEKHQLLTDFNNTAVAYPKDKTIVDLFEEQTARTPNTIAVVFEETELTYQELNESANQLANYLRENYSIEPNDLVGLKLERNEKMIVAMLGILKSGAAYVPIDIHYPEDRIAYIEKDSNSKVIIDGAVLERFSAVQEQYAKENLEKIHTTQDLAYVIYTSGTTGNPKGVMVEHRNAFELINWSDLEFDASKFEVMYAVTSYCFDLSIYEIFYPLSIGKKIRVLKNALDIKNYITKENKILLNTVPSVVRKLIEENTDLNNVSFINMAGEIVPVDIVSKLQAEKAEVRNLYGPSEDTTYSTNYVIQNQEYRSIPIGKPISNTQAYILDEALQLLPIGVTGKLYVSGAGVTRGYLNKPELTAEKFISNPFIEGSRMYDTGDFGCWLPDGTIEFLGRKDHQVKIRGYRIELGEIENAILESSENLQQVVVEVKEHHQEKVLVAYLVAKSEINKSELRAFLQERLPDYMIPGFYVALDALPLTPNGKIDRKSLPVVEGEDFIRKTYVAPKNDIENKLAVIWQEVLGIDTIGTTDNFFELGGHSLIISQVINRIHKQLGKTVSFKIFFANPTIEGLSKQLQINEYRAITKAPEAASYPLTASQSRLWTLSQLEGGSLAYNMPGVVRLTGLVNVNTFEESFRFLIHRHEILRTYFKTNDQGEVRQHILAAEQVNFTITEKDYSLVENQEAVIADYLQNKNNEPFDLEQAPLVRASLIKLKENQYVFFLSLHHIIGDGWSIEILLSEVIKTYNALTQGKAIDLPELSLHYKDYTLWLNEELHQERQQASEQYWLQQFQGELPVLDLPAFKTRPLVKTYNGHNLTQHYSKAFLEKLKTFSKQQDVTLFMTLMAGINALLHKYTAQDDIIIGTPIAGREHPDLENQLGLYLNTLAIRTKLKEKSSFIDLVALQKETLLGAYDHQNYPFDALVGKLNLKRDTSRSALFDVLVVLQNQGQLNNLNNEELINFEISDYDFKSKTAQLDMSFTFVETEGLNLRIDYNTDIYEESLIERIFLHFENLLTASIEQPEKNIREIHYLSEKEKHQLLTDFNNTAVAYPKDKTIVDLFEEQTARTPNTIAVVFEETELTYQELNESANQLANYLRENYSIEPNDLVGLKLERNEKMIVAMLGILKSGAAYVPIDIHYPEDRIAYIEKDSNSKVIIDGAVLERFSAVQEQYAKENLEKIHTTQDLAYVIYTSGTTGNPKGVMVEHRNAFELINWSDLEFDASKFEVMYAVTSYCFDLSIYEIFYPLSIGKKIRVLKNALDIKNYITKENKILLNTVPSVVRKLIEENTDLNNVSFINMAGEIVPVDIVSKLQAEKAEVRNLYGPSEDTTYSTNYVIQNQEYRSIPIGKPISNTQAYILDEALQLLPIGVTGKLYVSGAGVTRGYLNKPELTAEKFISNPFIEGSRMYDTGDFGCWLPDGTIEFLGRKDHQVKIRGYRIELDEIENAILESSENLQQVVVEVKEQHQEKVLVAYLVAKSEINKSELRAFLQERLPDYMIPGFYVALDALPLTPNGKIDRKSLPAVEGDDFIRKTYVAPKNDIENKLAVIWQEVLGIDTIGTTDNFFELGGHSLKAIKVINRIKTEIGSGIEISDIFKYPTISSQGGRLDLAFKKVYSPIVSIPKQDFYEMSDMQKRLWIISSLEEEAIYNIPFACILSGSLNVERFKEAVKRLIQRHESLRTRFVFFEGEPKQQIIAPENLEENLIHFIDLSEEFNKEEIAETLTRQELTLSFDLKKDLPLRINIIRLSDNEHILNITLNHMAADGWSLKILFEELIRYYDSLVKGEDISLPPLRIHYKDYVSWKKNDEEQLVKDQKSKEFWLQQLHGELPVSNLPADYPRKSTVKNYAGGNVYVELSQELTASIEKLVITKNSTLFSFLLSVLNIAIFRYTRNQDIIVGTVVSGRDMLELEEQIGLYINTIAIRNIFDQDIDFTALYEQVHLNNLQVFEHQNYSLDLLIDELSFKNDALKTASIFNVMLAVQNFDIVKNRNIEGLEIISYDGKYSEGISKYDLTLDAMVQDNHTMLINFEFNSGLFKPATIKAFSNSFIQIMEQVLRSPDIKISEINLSNTIKSEPEKVSKKISFNF, translated from the coding sequence ATGGATAGAAACATGGAGTCAAATAATATTTATTTAGTTTCAAAATATTGGAAGAAAAAAATAGTGAACCGAGAAAAAGTTCTTGGGTTGCAACAGCAACAAAATAGTCTTCCTTGTATTACTATTGAGGCCAAAGAACTCAATTATTTTAATAGACTTACCAATAAAAACGTAATAGCTCAATATACAGTTATAAGCGCGATCTATACTTTTTTGTTAAAGAAACTGATCCATGAATTTGATGGTTATCTGGTGTCAAACTATAATGATCAGCATCATTCTTTGCTTCTGTCATTTCCTGTAGATTTAAAAATTTCATTTAAAGAATACCTTCAAAAAATAAAGCTTGAAATTTTAGAGACATTAAAACATTCGGATTCTAATGATGCTCCTATAGCTGAAAAAACAATCGTTAATGATTTAAGTCTTTTATCTCATTATGGTATAAATTTCAATTCAGACGCTAAGTTAGAGTGTAACGGTATTTTGTTTCATGTAAAAATAGAGGATACTATAGAAATTCACGCTTCTTATTTAGAAGGTTTTGTAAAGCAAACCATAGTGGAATATCTGGTTCAGCATTTGAATTATTTTATTGTTAATTTAGAGCAGAATGTAGCGTTTAATTTATCCGAATATCCACTACTATCCCCAAAAGAAAAGCACCAATTAGTAGTAGATTTTAATGATACTAATGTAGCTTATCCAAAAGATAAAACGATCGTAGATTTATTTGAAGAGCAAGTAGCAAAAACACCAAATAATGTTGCTGTTGTATTTGGAGCAACAGAATTAACTTATAGCGCATTAAGCGAAAAGGCAAATCAGCTGGCCCATTATATTTCTTCAAAACATATTGTAAATAACGGAGATATAATTGGAGTGTTTCTGCCTAAATCAGATACAGGAATCATTTCGTTATTGGCAATAGTAAAGTTAGGCGCAGTTTATCTGCCAATAGACACCAATTATCCTCAGGAAAGAATAGATTATTTAATAAAAGACAGTGGTTTAAAATTGTTAATTGCTAATGATGCCACTTTAAATATTGATAATTGTGATACAGTAGTTATCGAATCAATCGATTTTGATGCCAGTAGCAGCGACACTATCAATAAAGCGATTTCATCCGAAGATTTAGCTTATGTAATTTATACTTCAGGTTCTACAGGGCACCCAAAGGGGGTAATGGTAGAGCATCGGAGTGTCATAAATATGGCATTAGATCAAATCAGATCTTTTGAAATTTCCGAAAGCGATACAATAGCATGGTTTGCTTCGGTTTCTTTTGATGCGTCTGTATCGGAGATTCTGATGAGTTTGTATAGCGGTGCGACGCTATCTATTCCGACAGAAGAAATAATTAAAGATCAGGATCAGTTTATAAGCTTTTTAAAAGTAACAAAAGTATCAGTTGTAACTTTTCCTCCAAGCTATTTAGGATTATTGACAGAGAATGATATTTCAGGACTAAGATGTATCATTACAGCCGGTGAATCTGCTAATCCGGGTAAAGCAAAAGCAATTGTAAAATCAGGAATTGATTATTATAACGCATACGGGCCCACAGAATGTGCGGTTTGCGTATCGATATATGGAGTAAAAAATGATTTTGATAAGTCGATTATTCCAATTGGCAAACCGATCTCCAATACTCAGGTGTACATCTTAGACGAAGCCTTACAACTGCTGCCAATAGGAGTTACAGGAAAGCTGTATGTATCAGGAGCAGGGGTTACCAGAGGGTATTTGAACAAACCTGAACTTACAGCAGAAAAATTTATCTCGAATCCTTTTATCGAAGGATCCCGAATGTATGATACGGGAGATTTTGGCTGTTGGCTGCCTGACGGTACTATTGAATTTTTAGGAAGAAAAGACCATCAGGTCAAAATTCGGGGCTACAGAATCGAACTGGGGGAGATAGAGAATGCCATTTTAGAATCTTCAGAAAATCTTCAACAAGTCGTTGTAGAAGTAAAAGAGCACCATCAGGAGAAAGTGTTAGTGGCTTATCTGGTAGCAAAATCTGAGATTAATAAATCGGAACTGCGAGCTTTTCTGCAAGAGCGTCTTCCGGATTATATGATTCCGGGTTTCTATGTGGCGCTGGATGCTTTACCCTTAACTCCAAATGGCAAAATAGACCGCAAATCACTGCCGGTTGTGGAGGGAGAAGACTTCATACGAAAAACATATGTCGCCCCCAAAAATGACATTGAAAACAAACTAGCCGTTATATGGCAGGAGGTACTGGGCATTGACACCATCGGAACAACCGATAACTTTTTTGAACTGGGCGGACATAGTCTGATCATTTCTCAGGTAATCAATAGAATCCATAAACAATTAGGTAAAACCGTATCCTTTAAAATATTTTTTGCTAACCCAACCATCGAAGGACTAAGCAAACAATTGCAAATAAATGAATACCGAGCCATCACCAAAGCACCGGAAGCAGCATCCTATCCATTGACCGCCTCCCAAAGCAGATTATGGACCTTGAGCCAGTTAGAAGGCGGCTCCTTAGCTTATAATATGCCCGGTGTAGTCAGGTTAACAGGGCTGGTTAATGTCAATACATTCGAAGAATCGTTTCGATTCTTAATTCATCGCCATGAAATTTTAAGAACCTACTTTAAAACAAACGATCAGGGCGAAGTCCGTCAACATATACTAGCTGCCGAACAAGTAAACTTTAGCATCACAGAGAAAGATTATAGTTTAGTTGAAAATCAGGAAGCAGTAATTGCGGACTATTTGCAAAACAAAAATAACGAACCTTTCGATTTAGAACAGGCACCACTTGTAAGAGCCTCCTTAATCAAATTAAAAGAGAATCAGTATGTATTTTTTCTATCCCTGCATCATATAATTGGAGACGGATGGTCAATAGAGATACTATTATCAGAAGTCATAAAAACCTATAACGCACTCACCCAAGGAAAAGCAATCGACTTGCCGGAACTCAGCCTGCACTATAAAGACTATACCCTGTGGCTTAATGAAGAACTGCATCAGGAGAGACAGCAGGCATCAGAGCAATATTGGCTGCAACAGTTTCAGGGAGAATTACCCGTTTTGGACTTGCCGGCTTTTAAAACACGTCCATTAGTTAAGACCTATAACGGACATAATCTCACGCAGCACTATTCAAAAGCATTTTTAGAGAAGTTAAAAACATTCTCAAAACAACAGGATGTCACCTTATTCATGACCCTAATGGCAGGGATCAATGCCCTGTTGCATAAATACACCGCTCAGGATGACATCATCATTGGAACCCCAATAGCAGGAAGAGAACATCCAGACTTAGAGAACCAATTGGGATTGTATCTGAACACCCTTGCGATACGCACTAAATTAAAAGAAAAAAGCAGCTTCATAGATTTGGTAGCTCTGCAAAAAGAAACCTTGTTAGGCGCTTACGATCATCAAAATTATCCTTTTGATGCACTGGTAGGGAAATTGAATCTAAAGAGAGACACCAGCCGTTCTGCTTTATTTGATGTCCTGGTCGTATTACAAAACCAGGGACAGTTAAACAATCTCAATAACGAAGAACTGATAAACTTCGAAATAAGCGATTACGATTTTAAGAGTAAAACAGCTCAGCTTGACATGAGCTTCACCTTCGTTGAAACAGAAGGATTAAACCTTAGAATTGACTACAATACCGATATTTATGAAGAGAGTCTCATTGAAAGAATCTTTCTTCATTTTGAAAACCTGCTTACCGCATCAATAGAGCAGCCAGAAAAAAATATTCGGGAAATACATTATTTAAGCGAAAAAGAAAAGCACCAACTACTAACTGATTTTAACAACACCGCAGTAGCGTATCCGAAAGATAAAACCATAGTGGATTTATTTGAAGAACAAACAGCAAGAACCCCAAATACCATTGCTGTGGTTTTTGAAGAAACTGAATTGACCTATCAGGAACTTAATGAGAGCGCCAATCAATTAGCCAATTATTTAAGAGAAAATTATTCTATTGAACCCAACGATTTAGTTGGACTCAAATTGGAAAGAAACGAGAAAATGATAGTCGCTATGTTAGGCATATTGAAATCCGGAGCGGCTTATGTACCCATAGACATCCATTATCCTGAAGACAGAATAGCGTATATCGAAAAAGACAGTAACAGTAAAGTCATTATCGACGGAGCAGTATTGGAAAGATTCAGTGCAGTTCAGGAGCAATATGCAAAAGAGAACTTAGAAAAAATCCATACAACTCAAGACTTAGCCTATGTCATTTATACCTCAGGAACCACAGGTAATCCAAAAGGGGTGATGGTAGAACACCGCAATGCCTTTGAATTGATTAACTGGTCTGACCTGGAGTTTGATGCGTCAAAATTTGAAGTGATGTACGCCGTAACTTCTTATTGTTTTGATTTATCGATTTATGAAATTTTCTATCCCTTATCGATCGGGAAAAAAATAAGAGTTCTAAAAAATGCCTTAGACATCAAAAACTATATCACTAAAGAAAACAAAATACTCTTAAACACAGTTCCTTCCGTCGTTAGAAAATTAATAGAAGAGAACACAGATTTAAACAACGTATCCTTTATCAACATGGCAGGAGAAATAGTGCCTGTTGATATTGTTTCCAAACTTCAGGCAGAAAAAGCAGAAGTTAGAAACTTATACGGTCCGTCAGAAGACACCACTTACAGTACCAATTATGTCATACAAAATCAGGAATACAGATCAATTCCAATTGGCAAACCGATCTCCAATACTCAGGCATACATCTTAGACGAAGCCTTACAGCTGCTGCCAATAGGAGTTACAGGAAAGTTGTATGTATCAGGAGCGGGTGTTACCAGAGGGTATTTGAACAAACCTGAACTTACAGCAGAAAAATTTATATCGAATCCTTTTATCGAAGGATCCCGAATGTATGATACGGGAGATTTTGGCTGTTGGCTGCCTGACGGTACTATTGAATTTTTAGGAAGAAAAGACCATCAGGTCAAAATTCGCGGCTACAGAATCGAATTGGGGGAGATAGAGAATGCCATTTTAGAATCTTCAGAAAATCTTCAACAAGTCGTTGTAGAAGTAAAAGAGCACCATCAGGAGAAAGTGTTAGTGGCTTATCTGGTAGCAAAATCTGAGATTAATAAATCGGAACTGCGAGCTTTTCTGCAAGAGCGTCTTCCGGATTATATGATTCCGGGTTTCTATGTGGCGCTGGATGCTTTACCCTTAACTCCAAATGGCAAAATAGACCGCAAATCACTGCCGGTTGTGGAGGGAGAAGACTTCATACGAAAAACATATGTCGCCCCCAAAAATGACATTGAAAACAAACTAGCCGTTATATGGCAGGAGGTACTGGGCATTGACACCATCGGAACAACCGATAACTTTTTTGAACTGGGCGGACATAGTCTGATCATTTCTCAGGTAATCAATAGAATCCATAAACAATTAGGTAAAACCGTATCCTTTAAAATATTTTTTGCTAACCCAACCATCGAAGGACTAAGCAAACAATTGCAAATAAATGAATACCGAGCCATCACCAAAGCACCGGAAGCAGCATCCTATCCATTGACCGCCTCCCAGAGCAGATTATGGACCTTGAGCCAGTTAGAAGGCGGCTCCTTAGCTTATAATATGCCCGGTGTAGTCAGGTTAACAGGGCTGGTTAATGTCAATACATTCGAAGAATCGTTTCGATTCTTAATTCATCGCCATGAAATTTTAAGAACCTACTTTAAAACAAACGATCAGGGCGAAGTCCGTCAACATATACTAGCTGCCGAACAAGTAAACTTTACCATCACAGAGAAAGATTATAGTTTAGTTGAAAATCAGGAAGCAGTAATTGCGGACTATTTGCAAAACAAAAATAACGAACCTTTCGATTTAGAACAGGCACCACTTGTAAGAGCCTCCTTAATCAAATTAAAAGAGAATCAGTATGTATTTTTTCTATCCCTGCATCATATAATTGGAGACGGATGGTCAATAGAGATACTATTATCAGAAGTCATAAAAACCTATAACGCACTCACCCAAGGAAAAGCAATCGACTTGCCGGAACTCAGCCTGCACTATAAAGACTATACCCTGTGGCTTAATGAAGAACTGCATCAGGAGAGACAGCAGGCATCAGAGCAATATTGGCTGCAACAGTTTCAGGGAGAATTACCCGTTTTGGACTTGCCGGCTTTTAAAACACGTCCATTAGTTAAGACCTATAACGGACATAATCTCACGCAGCACTATTCAAAAGCATTTTTAGAGAAGTTAAAAACATTCTCAAAACAACAGGATGTCACCTTATTCATGACCCTAATGGCAGGGATCAATGCCCTGTTGCATAAATACACCGCTCAGGATGACATCATCATTGGAACCCCAATAGCAGGAAGAGAACATCCAGACTTAGAGAACCAATTGGGATTGTATCTGAACACCCTTGCGATACGCACTAAATTAAAAGAAAAAAGCAGCTTCATAGATTTGGTAGCTCTGCAAAAAGAAACCTTGTTAGGCGCTTACGATCATCAAAATTATCCTTTTGATGCACTGGTAGGGAAATTGAATCTAAAGAGAGACACCAGCCGTTCTGCTTTATTTGATGTCCTGGTCGTATTACAAAACCAGGGACAGTTAAACAATCTCAATAACGAAGAACTGATAAACTTCGAAATAAGCGATTACGATTTTAAGAGTAAAACAGCTCAGCTTGACATGAGCTTCACCTTCGTTGAAACAGAAGGATTAAACCTTAGAATTGACTACAATACCGATATTTATGAAGAGAGTCTCATTGAAAGAATCTTTCTTCATTTTGAAAACCTGCTTACCGCATCAATAGAGCAGCCAGAAAAAAATATTCGGGAAATACATTATTTAAGCGAAAAAGAAAAGCACCAACTACTAACTGATTTTAACAACACCGCAGTAGCGTATCCGAAAGATAAAACCATAGTGGATTTATTTGAAGAACAAACAGCAAGAACCCCAAATACCATTGCTGTGGTTTTTGAAGAAACTGAATTGACCTATCAGGAACTTAATGAGAGCGCCAATCAATTAGCCAATTATTTAAGAGAAAATTATTCTATTGAACCCAACGATTTAGTTGGACTCAAATTGGAAAGAAACGAGAAAATGATAGTCGCTATGTTAGGCATATTGAAATCCGGAGCGGCTTATGTACCCATAGACATCCATTATCCTGAAGACAGAATAGCGTATATCGAAAAAGACAGTAACAGTAAAGTCATTATCGACGGAGCAGTATTGGAAAGATTCAGTGCAGTTCAGGAGCAATATGCAAAAGAGAACTTAGAAAAAATCCATACAACTCAAGACTTAGCCTATGTCATTTATACCTCAGGAACCACAGGTAATCCAAAAGGGGTGATGGTAGAACACCGCAATGCCTTTGAATTGATTAACTGGTCTGACCTGGAGTTTGATGCGTCAAAATTTGAAGTGATGTACGCCGTAACTTCTTATTGTTTTGATTTATCGATTTATGAAATTTTCTATCCCTTATCGATCGGGAAAAAAATAAGAGTTCTAAAAAATGCCTTAGACATCAAAAACTATATCACTAAAGAAAACAAAATACTCTTAAACACAGTTCCTTCCGTCGTTAGAAAATTAATAGAAGAGAACACAGATTTAAACAACGTATCCTTTATCAACATGGCAGGAGAAATAGTGCCTGTTGATATTGTTTCCAAACTTCAGGCAGAAAAAGCAGAAGTTAGAAACTTATACGGTCCGTCAGAAGACACCACTTACAGTACCAATTATGTCATACAAAATCAGGAATACAGATCAATTCCAATTGGCAAACCGATCTCCAATACTCAGGCATACATCTTAGACGAAGCCTTACAGCTGCTGCCAATAGGAGTTACAGGAAAGTTGTATGTATCAGGAGCGGGTGTTACCAGAGGGTATTTGAACAAACCTGAACTTACAGCAGAAAAATTTATCTCGAATCCTTTTATCGAAGGATCCCGAATGTATGATACGGGAGATTTTGGCTGTTGGCTGCCTGACGGTACTATTGAATTTTTAGGAAGAAAAGACCATCAGGTCAAAATTCGGGGCTACAGGATCGAACTGGATGAGATAGAGAATGCCATTTTAGAATCTTCAGAAAATCTTCAACAAGTCGTTGTAGAAGTAAAAGAGCAGCATCAGGAGAAAGTATTAGTGGCTTATCTGGTGGCAAAATCTGAGATTAATAAATCGGAACTGCGAGCTTTTCTGCAAGAGCGTCTGCCAGATTATATGATTCCGGGTTTCTATGTGGCGCTGGATGCTTTACCCTTAACCCCAAATGGCAAAATAGACCGTAAATCGCTGCCGGCTGTTGAGGGAGACGACTTCATACGAAAAACATATGTCGCCCCCAAAAATGACATTGAAAACAAACTAGCCGTTATCTGGCAGGAAGTACTGGGCATTGATACCATCGGAACAACCGACAACTTCTTTGAATTGGGTGGACATAGTCTGAAAGCCATAAAAGTCATTAATAGGATAAAAACAGAAATAGGCTCCGGAATAGAAATTTCGGACATCTTTAAATACCCTACAATCTCCTCACAGGGGGGGCGTCTCGATTTAGCCTTCAAAAAGGTGTATTCACCAATCGTTTCGATTCCTAAACAAGATTTTTATGAGATGTCTGATATGCAAAAGAGACTTTGGATTATCTCAAGCCTGGAAGAAGAGGCCATTTATAACATTCCTTTCGCCTGCATCTTATCAGGATCTCTAAATGTAGAGAGGTTTAAGGAGGCTGTAAAAAGATTAATCCAAAGGCATGAAAGCTTAAGGACCAGGTTTGTTTTTTTTGAAGGAGAGCCTAAACAGCAGATCATAGCGCCGGAAAACTTAGAGGAGAATCTGATCCATTTTATTGACCTGTCGGAAGAATTCAATAAGGAAGAGATTGCAGAGACCCTTACCCGTCAGGAATTAACGCTCTCTTTTGATTTGAAAAAGGACCTTCCTTTAAGAATAAACATAATCAGACTAAGCGATAACGAACACATTCTAAACATTACATTAAATCATATGGCCGCAGACGGCTGGTCTTTAAAAATACTTTTTGAGGAACTCATCAGGTATTATGATAGTCTGGTAAAAGGGGAAGATATTTCTTTACCACCATTGCGAATTCATTATAAAGACTATGTATCATGGAAAAAAAATGATGAGGAACAACTGGTCAAAGACCAGAAGAGCAAAGAATTTTGGCTGCAGCAGTTGCACGGAGAACTACCGGTATCTAATCTTCCGGCAGACTATCCGCGCAAGAGTACGGTTAAAAATTATGCAGGTGGAAATGTTTATGTAGAACTCTCTCAGGAACTGACCGCAAGTATAGAAAAACTGGTAATCACGAAAAATTCAACGCTTTTCTCTTTCTTACTATCGGTATTAAACATAGCCATTTTTCGATATACAAGGAATCAGGACATCATTGTAGGCACTGTTGTTTCAGGAAGAGACATGCTCGAATTGGAAGAACAAATTGGGCTTTACATCAACACTATAGCCATCCGGAATATATTCGATCAGGATATTGATTTTACGGCACTGTACGAACAGGTACACCTTAATAATCTTCAAGTTTTTGAACATCAGAACTATTCTCTCGATTTACTGATAGACGAATTGTCCTTCAAAAATGACGCCTTAAAAACAGCTTCAATATTTAATGTAATGTTAGCGGTACAGAATTTTGACATTGTAAAAAATAGAAATATAGAGGGATTAGAAATTATTTCTTATGACGGTAAGTACTCGGAAGGAATAAGTAAATACGATCTGACTCTCGATGCGATGGTACAGGACAACCATACCATGCTAATTAACTTCGAATTTAATTCCGGTTTATTCAAACCCGCTACCATTAAGGCATTTTCTAATTCATTTATACAAATTATGGAACAGGTGCTGCGTAGCCCCGATATAAAAATTTCAGAAATAAATTTATCCAATACAATCAAGTCAGAACCTGAAAAAGTTAGTAAAAAAATAAGTTTTAATTTTTAA